AGCACTTCCGCTGGTGGTACCCTTGGTGTGAGTGATTTGCTGTGAAGTTGAGCCTTGCCACTAGGCCAAGGTATcagagcttgatggtgttttgCTTCGTTGCCGTTGTGAACGGATCAGGTATATGATGCCCCCCTAGGAGAAATAGTACTGCTATGACTGAGCCCGCGATGATTCCAGTAAGGGTTGGAGTGTCTAGTGAGCTTGGGATAGGTGGAgttgaagaggttgaggtgggggGCCCGGAGAGATTTGTACTAGAATTGCCAGATGTATTTAGGGCCAGAGTGCTCTCCGAGTTTGAGGCAGAAATACCTGGTGAGTGTGAAGCGGTGGTTTCTGGGGACTTTGAAGCGCCATCTCCAGAAGTATTTGAGGCAGGGGCTCGTATTGCTGTCGAGAAGCTTGTTTCAATGATTTTACCTCCGGCTTGAGACATGTTAGGActcgaaaaagaaaatgtgATAAAGGGGTACTTACCCAGTGCAAAGGGAGACGCTGAGGAGCTAGCTTATTGATCGATATATGTCAGATAACAATGGGACCAAACCCGTGGTATTGGCGCTGACATACAGGATAATGGAGCAGTACCTCTGGCGTTGGTTGGGCTGCTCCCTGGGGAACTtgcaggagtgggaggagaagacggCTCGCTAGGTAACGGAACGTCGGTTGTGATACTATTTATGTTTATACCAGTGGATGGCGCAATGGGCTCTTCGTTAGGAGGCGGTGTGCTGGGTATGGGTGCTGCCCTGGGTGTTTGGGGTGAAGTGGCGGGACTGATGTCGATGACAGGTTTGTCCGTACTTTCAGGGACCTTAACGATGGTCgctggggtggttggtgtgcTGGTTGGCATATCGGTGCTGGTCATGTATTGAACGGGTGGTAATGATTCGCAGTAATCCAACCACGGTTGGAAAGTAGGCGTGAGATATTCTCTTTCCGTAATCCCGTACATGCCATAGTCGCTCATGTCGCGAATACACATTCTACACTCATTGTATGAGCTGTAGAACACAGAGTCCTCTTCGCACAACTCTGGATCTTTGCCAACCATCTGCGCCTCAAGATAGGCAGTATCTATTGATATATT
This window of the Podospora pseudoanserina strain CBS 124.78 chromosome 3, whole genome shotgun sequence genome carries:
- a CDS encoding hypothetical protein (EggNog:ENOG503P2KD), with translation MFKAAVSHYISSPPSSLVAGLGASSMEHEVGTKGPRGRSVNLRTRQYTDDIIHVPAPCFSVCDTAYLEAQMVGKDPELCEEDSVFYSSYNECRMCIRDMSDYGMYGITEREYLTPTFQPWLDYCESLPPVQYMTSTDMPTSTPTTPATIVKVPESTDKPVIDISPATSPQTPRAAPIPSTPPPNEEPIAPSTVSQPTFRYLASRLLLPLLQVPQGAAQPTPEVLLHYPVCQRQYHGFGPIVI